The Mycolicibacterium insubricum DNA segment CCACGGCCGAAATGACGACATCACACTCCAATTCTTCGTTGGAAGTCGTGGTCAGACGCCATGTGTTCGAGCGCTCATCGAAGGCTGCCTTGGCGACTTCGGTCTTCGTCCGAAGGAGGGGCAGCAATCCACTTTCGTCGACGACGCGGCGAAGGTAGGCGAGGATGTCGCGTTGTTCCGCGTAACGCCGGCCCCACGTGGGATTTGGCGCCGAGGAGATCGAGTACAGCTGCGACGGGACATCACAGGCAGCCCCCGGGTAGGTGTTCTCCCGCCAGACTCCCCCGACACCATCGCCCTTTTCGACGATGAGGACCCTGTCGAACCCCGCGCGTGTGAGGCGGAGTGCCAGGGTAATTCCGGCGAAGCCGGCGCCGATGATGACGATCGAGGGGTTACCAGGGGGATTGTCCTGGGTTTGTTCAAGTTTCACGGGTTTCATCGTTAGCTCATACAACCTTCGTGCTGGGGCGCCTCGTGGTCAAGGCGTGCGCAGGGACGCTGTCAACGGACGGTGGCCGAAGTAGCCAAGAACTCGCCACCGAGCCTGAGGGCCTCACGCGCTTCGGGCAATAGGCGAAACATCGCCTGGAAGACATGGATCTGGCCGCGGAAAACTTGCAACTGCGAGGAGACCCCTGCAGTCTGCAGACGTTTGGCAAAGACTCTGGAGTCGTCGAGCAACATCTCTCGTCCGCCGACCTGAATCAAAGTTGGTGGCATGTCCGTGAGATCAGCGTCGAGCACGCTTATCCTCGGGTCGGCTGGATCGGCGCCCGCCACGTACAGACCCATTGTTCTCGACGCAGAGATGGCGGACGCAAAGGGGTCCCGTCTGCGCAGATCACGGTCCATCGCAAGTTGACATGTCAAATCCAGCACCGGCGACATCAGCAGCATGGCATCCGGCGTCGGCAGTCGATGTTCCCGAGCGCCAAGCGCCGTCGCCGCAGCAAGCTGGCCGCCTGCGGAATCTCCGGCGAGCGCCACCGTGCCAGAAGACGCGGTGATCGCGCTTCCCTCTGTCAACCATCGATAAGCGATCAGTGCATCATCTGCGGCCGCCGGGAAGGGATATTTCGGGACCAATCGATAGCGCACGGCAAATACCGGCCTGCGGGCGGCCGCGGACAGTTCGCTGATGAGGCCACGGTGGGTCTCGGGAGAGCACATAGAAAATGCGCCGCCGTGTATATAAAGAATCGGCGGAGCATCCGAGGCCACGTTGGCCGCCTTGACCCAGTCGCCTCGCACACGTTCACCGGCGAAGGGCGTGTCTACCTTCTCGACACTGATTGCGCGCCTTGGCCGCGACACCACGAGTGTTCCCCGTAGCACGCGGTCCATGACCGCGAAGCCATGCTCGTTGGCCGGAATCACCTGCGTGAGAGGTCGAAGAACGCGTCGCGCCGTTGCCGCGACCAGGTGGCTCGCCATGCTCGGATTCGGCCTGGCAGGTGAACTCATCCGGCGGTGACCACCTTCTGTGGGGCAGTGTCCGCCTTTTTCGCCG contains these protein-coding regions:
- a CDS encoding alpha/beta hydrolase, coding for MSSPARPNPSMASHLVAATARRVLRPLTQVIPANEHGFAVMDRVLRGTLVVSRPRRAISVEKVDTPFAGERVRGDWVKAANVASDAPPILYIHGGAFSMCSPETHRGLISELSAAARRPVFAVRYRLVPKYPFPAAADDALIAYRWLTEGSAITASSGTVALAGDSAGGQLAAATALGAREHRLPTPDAMLLMSPVLDLTCQLAMDRDLRRRDPFASAISASRTMGLYVAGADPADPRISVLDADLTDMPPTLIQVGGREMLLDDSRVFAKRLQTAGVSSQLQVFRGQIHVFQAMFRLLPEAREALRLGGEFLATSATVR